One stretch of Shewanella sp. Arc9-LZ DNA includes these proteins:
- a CDS encoding sodium:alanine symporter family protein gives MLILLVGGGLFFLIYSRFVPFRYIGHAINVVRGKYPDDGAEGHISHAGALSSAMAGTVGMGNIGSVAVAIMVGGPGAIFWMWISAIVGMATKFFTCTLAIMYRGKDENGDVQGGPMYIITQGLTKKWHFLAVFFCVVGLIGNFPLFNSNQLVQIIREWLFVKPGHFPADQSTFWLDLSLGIVVMVIVASVILGGIKRIATVASKVVPMMILIYMSCAAYVIVSNIEQVPGYFSLIFTEAFSLNSVGGGILGTMLIGIRRAAFSNEAGIGTEVMAHGSAKTNEPVKEGLVAMLGPAIDTLLVCTATAMIILISGVWQGTDAEGVNLSAQAFEITMPGIGPYLLILCVVFFSISTIFTQAFYGGQCFAFLFGRKRIRFYQYFYLLAILFAATASLQEIVNIIDAAYALMAIPTMTSALLLAPKVRAAAKDYFSRLDANR, from the coding sequence ATGCTTATTTTACTCGTTGGCGGTGGCTTATTCTTCCTTATTTATTCTCGTTTTGTGCCTTTTAGGTACATAGGTCACGCTATTAATGTCGTGAGAGGTAAATATCCTGATGATGGCGCCGAAGGGCATATCAGCCATGCTGGGGCGTTATCCAGTGCTATGGCCGGTACCGTGGGAATGGGAAATATTGGTAGTGTTGCTGTGGCTATTATGGTCGGTGGTCCGGGAGCTATTTTCTGGATGTGGATCAGCGCTATTGTTGGTATGGCGACCAAGTTTTTTACTTGTACTTTGGCTATTATGTATCGTGGTAAAGATGAAAATGGTGATGTACAGGGTGGCCCTATGTACATTATTACTCAAGGGTTAACTAAAAAATGGCATTTTTTAGCGGTATTTTTCTGTGTTGTTGGCTTAATTGGTAATTTCCCGCTGTTTAACTCAAATCAATTAGTACAGATAATCCGCGAGTGGTTATTTGTTAAACCGGGTCATTTTCCGGCGGATCAATCGACTTTTTGGCTTGATTTGAGTTTAGGGATAGTTGTTATGGTGATAGTGGCAAGCGTTATTCTTGGTGGAATTAAGCGTATTGCGACCGTAGCATCTAAAGTTGTGCCGATGATGATCTTAATTTACATGAGTTGTGCCGCTTATGTGATTGTGTCAAATATTGAGCAAGTACCTGGCTATTTTAGTCTTATTTTCACTGAAGCATTTTCGTTAAATTCGGTTGGCGGCGGAATTTTAGGGACAATGTTAATTGGTATTCGCCGAGCGGCATTTTCGAATGAGGCCGGAATTGGTACAGAGGTTATGGCTCATGGCAGTGCCAAAACTAATGAACCAGTAAAAGAAGGTTTAGTGGCCATGTTAGGCCCTGCTATTGATACATTATTAGTCTGCACTGCAACAGCGATGATTATTTTAATCTCGGGTGTGTGGCAAGGTACTGATGCTGAAGGGGTAAATTTATCGGCGCAGGCATTTGAAATTACGATGCCAGGTATTGGACCATATTTGCTTATTTTATGTGTGGTGTTTTTTAGTATTAGCACCATTTTTACTCAAGCATTCTATGGTGGCCAATGTTTTGCCTTTTTATTTGGTCGTAAACGTATTCGTTTTTATCAGTACTTTTATTTATTAGCTATTTTGTTTGCTGCGACAGCCAGCTTGCAAGAAATTGTGAATATTATTGATGCTGCTTATGCATTGATGGCGATACCGACGATGACGTCTGCTTTATTGTTAGCTCCTAAAGTTAGGGCTGCAGCAAAAGATTATTTCTCTCGGTTAGATGCTAATCGTTAA
- the mioC gene encoding FMN-binding protein MioC, protein MAKVALLVGTTLGGSEYVADEMAAQLDELNHQTKVFIEPNIDELADFSVWILVCSTHGAGDLPDNIVPFHKQLMIEMPDLNHIKFALCAIGDSSYDTFCQGPEKITALLLQNGSKAIVDKIQIDVQRDPIPEEPALAWLLQWQHLI, encoded by the coding sequence ATGGCAAAAGTAGCATTATTAGTAGGCACAACATTAGGCGGTTCAGAATATGTTGCCGATGAAATGGCAGCTCAACTTGATGAGTTAAACCATCAAACAAAGGTATTTATTGAGCCTAATATAGATGAATTAGCAGATTTTTCAGTGTGGATCCTTGTATGTTCTACTCATGGAGCAGGCGATCTTCCCGACAACATAGTGCCATTTCATAAGCAATTAATGATCGAAATGCCCGATCTTAACCATATAAAGTTCGCTTTATGTGCAATTGGTGACTCTAGTTACGATACTTTCTGCCAAGGGCCAGAAAAAATAACCGCACTACTTTTGCAAAATGGATCTAAAGCCATTGTGGATAAGATCCAAATCGATGTGCAACGAGACCCAATACCAGAAGAACCTGCTCTAGCGTGGTTATTGCAATGGCAACATCTTATCTAA